The Porphyromonas sp. oral taxon 275 DNA window GCCGGCCTGTGTGGGGGCAAAGACACGAGCGAAGACCTCGTCGGCATAGTCCTGCGGAGCATAGGAGGTCGAGTCGAGGTAGTAGGAGAGATTGAGCGAATTGATATTGCGGATGGCCATAGCACGTGCCATAGCGCCGAGGCGTACGAAGGGCGAATCCCCGACGACATCGGTCATCGTCTGCTCCAGCGCCTCGTTGCGCAGGCTGTCGATACTGAGCGCCTGATCCAGCAGCCAGAGGGCGGAGGCACGCTGCTTGTCGCGTGGGACGACCTTGTAGCGCGGCAGACCGCTGGCCTCATCCGTCTGGTAGAGGTAGATCCCTGGGACGTTGATGAAGACATTATTGACGTAGCGCAGGGCCTGATCCGCGATGCCGCGGTAGAGCTGGCTGCGGTGCTCGGCCTGCTCGGGCTGGGGGAACCACTGAGCCAGGTGGCTGGCGATATACTTGAGATTCTTGAGTCCCAGCGTGCTGGCAGCTACGGGATCGTTGGACAGATCCTCCTCGATGGACGAGGGGTCATAGCGCTCCTCCCCTACCTGCTGCAGTCCGTAGCGGTACTCGGGGTCATGGGCGTGCTGGTCGATGAGCTTACGCAGCTCGGCCTGCTCGGCTAGGATGTCACCCTTGCTGTCGGGGAAGTAGCGGTAGGTCCAGTCGATCATGTACTTGTCATAGGTGCCTACGGTGGGCGGGTCGAGGGTAAGGCCCTTGTCGCCTGGCTGCGCTACGTAGTTGAAGCGTGCGTAGTCCATGATCGAGGGCGTCGTGCCGTGCACGGCGGTGAAGGTGGCCGAGCGCAGCGAGTCGACGCTGTAGGCGGCGGAGGCACCCATGTTGTGCATGAAGCCCAGCGTATGCCCGATCTCGTGGGCGATGACGTACTTGAGGCTCTTAGCCATGAGGCTGTCGGGGAGCTTGACGGCACGTACGGCGGGGTCTACCTGAGCGGTCTGGATGAAGCGCCAGTTATTGTTCAGCTTGGAGACATCGCTCCATACGAGCACCGAGGCATTGATGATCTCACCGCTGCGGGGGTCCGTCCAGCTGGGCCCCATAGCGTTCTCGGTGGCGATGGGGATATAGCGGATACAGTTGTACTTGAGGTTGTCGGGATCGAAGCTCGGGTCGTCCGTGGGGAAGTCGCGTACCTCGAGGGCGTCCTTGAAGCCGATGCGCTCGAAGGCCGCATTCCAGCGCAGCGTCCCCTCCTTCATTGCCTCCTTCCAGATCGGGGGGAAGGCGTTGTCGACGTAGAAGACGATGGGCTTGACGGGGCGCACGGCCTCACCGCGCTTGTAGGCAGCGATGTCGGAGGGCACGAGACGGAAGCGGTGCGCGAAGCGGATCGTCTCGTACTGGCGCGTCTCGGGGTTGTAGCCGCTCTTGCTCGTCTGGAAGACGCCGATGCGCGTATCACTGAGGCGAGGCGTCATGGGCTCCTTCGGCAGGCGTAGGATGGTGAAGGTCGCCCCGAGGGTCACGGGGTAGTCCTTGAGCGGACTGCCGCCTCCCTGCGCTGAGAGCGTCAGGCGGTAGCTGCGGTCGACCTTGATGGAGACGTTGTCGTCGAAGCTCTTCACCTCACGGATGTGCGTCAGTTCACCCAGCGGACGGGCGTTGACGCTGTAGCGCCCGACGCTGCGCGCCATGAGGCGGAAGTACTTCTGGTCTGTCGTGAAGAGGCTCGTCACGTCGACCACGACCGTGGTCTTGTCCTTGTTCCAGGCACGGATGGGGAACTTGTAGAGCGCTAGGTCTGTGTAGCTCTGCTGCAGGCGTTCGCGCTCTGCCTTGCCCTGATGCGGGGAGATCAGATGGGGCTCGCTATTGACCGCCTCGAGGACGATGGCGCTGTCGCGCTGGGCGAAGCGCATGTGCACGGGGTTGCTGTTCTTGAAGCCCACCATGCCGAGCTGGGGGTTGGAGATCGAGGAGAGCGTCACCCCGATGAGGATCTCCTCCCCGATGGTCTTAGTGGGGATCTCGAGGTAGAGCTGGTTGTTGGTCTTGTGCAGGGTAAGGAAGGAGCCGCGGGCAGACTCGATCTTCTCCGCCCCGACGATACGCTCGTAGGCGCTCTTCTGGGGCGGGGTCGTCTGCTCGGTCTTGGCCTTCTTCTTCCGCTTGAGGAAGTCGAAGATCCCCGCATGGGCGCTGAGCGGCGCTGCCACGAGGGCGGCCGCCAGCGCTAGGAGGGATAGTTGCTTATGTCTGATCATCGGATTACTTCTTTGCGTCTAGGAAACGAGCCACCTTGAAGGCGAGGGTCTGGTAGTGGGCCTTGAGCACCTGGTCGGTGGTGGAGGCGGCACGCTGCTCGAGGACGGGGCGCAGGCGACGCAGCTGGTCGTAGTAGTAGAGCTCCGACTTGTCGAGGGTGGGGACGTTGGCCATAGGATAGATGCTGGCCGAGGGGTTACCGCCGCCGTAGCTATGCTGGCTGGAGCGCGCTGCCGTGTAGTCGAGCTCGGAGGGTAGGCCGCCGACGAGCTGCAGGGCCTTGAGCTCAGCGCGGGGCGAGGCGAAGCCCGTCGTCATAGCGGGGGCCGCAGCACGGGGATTATTGACCGTGGCGATGCTCTTGTCGATGTAGGAGGTCTGCATGAGGCGCTCCATGTGGTTCAGAGGACGGCCTGCGAGCGTGCTGCCCCATACCGCCTGATAGAAGTCGGCGAAGTACTCCCCGAGGCTGTAGCTCTTGGGATCCACCTGCGCGGCGATGATGACACGCGAGCGGAGGTTCAGGATATCGTTATTGAGGAACTCCAGGAGCTGGTCGTAGTAGCTGACGTTGATGAAGAGGCGGCGCTCCAGCTGACGGTCGGCGTAGCGCTGGAAGTTCTTAGCCTCGTTCAGCACCCAGAGGAAGGCCTCACGCTGCTTGGCCTTGGGGACGACCTGGTAGCGTGGCGTGCCGGGAGCGACGTGCTCCTCACGGCTCACCACCCCTCCCACCAGGGCCATCACATTCTTGAACACCAGGTAGTGGCGCTGTGCGAGGGCCAGATACAGGGCGGTCTTCTTACGGCTGTCGGGATCGTTCTTGATCCAGTCCGAGAGGTGCGCCTTGATGTAGGCGAGGTTCTTCAGCTCGAGCGAAGCTGCTCGCAGCGGATCGTTGCCGAGGTCCTCGACGCGTACGGTGGGGTCGACAGAGTAGCGCTGCTCGGGGGCGTAGCGGAAGCGGGCATCGCCTGCCTTCTTATCCACCATCGCCAGCAGCTCCTTGGCCTCGCGGGCGGGGTCGCCCCCGAGCTGATCGTAGTAGCGGTAGCCCCAGTTGACGGCATAGAGGTCATAGGGCCCGACCTCGCTATTGACTAGGCGCAGCCCCTTGTCCCCAGTCTGCGCTAGGAAGTTGTAGGGCGCCCCATCGAGGACGGAGGCGCTGAGGCCATTGGCCTGCGTGAAGGAGGCCGAGCGTAGCTGATCTACGGTGTAGGCAGCCGAAGCGGCGTAGTTGGGCAGCAGCCCGAGCACCTTGCCCAGACGCTGCGTGACCAGCGCGGAGAGCGACTCGAAGAAGAGCTCATCCGACAGGCGCGCCGAGCGTACCGCGGGGTCAGCGGCAGCCGTAGCGACGAAGCGCTGCTTGTGCAGGGTGGTCTCTACATTATTAAATACCGCGATGGTAGCGCCCGTGATCTCGCCCGTGCGGGGGTCGACCCAGGTGCTGGTGGTGACGTCGGCCTGCGTATTGGGCACGTAGCGGATGCAGTTGTACTCGATGTTGTCGGGGTCGAAGTTCTTATCCTTCGGGTAGTCGAGGACCTCGAGGACGTTCTTGAAGCCGGCGGCCTCAAAGGCCTTGTTCCAGCGCAGTACGCCCTGGCGGATGGGTGCCGACCAGCCCGCAGGCATGTTGGGGTCGATGTAGAAGGTGATCTTGCGCTCGGGCTCGGTGAGGACGCCCTTGGCATAGGCCTTCTTATCCCGAGGCACGAGCTGCCAGCGATGGGCTAGGTAGACGGGCTCACTCTGGTCGAGGTGATCGGGGAAGGATACCTGACGGCTCGTCTCATAGCCTACACGTGCATCGGCCAGGCGGGGGATAGCCGTGGAGGCCGTAGCGGGCATGATGGTATAGGTGACCTCGGTCGTGACGGGCATATCACGCGCCACGGTCATCAGCCCCATGAGGCTGATCGTGAGCGCGTGTGCCTGCTCGACCTTGATCGAGGCATTGGTATCGAAGGCCTTGATCCCACGCACGAAGGTCAGCGAGCCATTCTGCGAGCTGGAGATGCGGAAGGCCCCCTGCTGCTCGGGGATGACCTTGAAGAAGGGGCTCCCACCGCCGACGAGCGAGGAGATACGGAGCACCACGGCCGAGCTATCGGGCTTGTAGACCTCGGGGCGGAAGGACTCCACCGTCTGGTCACGGTAGTTCAGCTCCAGCGCCTCCTGCAGCTGACGCGAGGCGTCGCGGCGGTAGACGATGGTATTGGGCGTCTTCATCACCAGCACACTGTCCTGGCGCTCGAAGCGGAAGACGAAGGGTGCCGAGCTACGCGAGCCTACGGGCAGGTAGTCGGGGTCCGTCGTGGAGGTGATCGTCGCCCCCATGATCAGCTCCTTGCCGAGGTACTTGGTAGGCAGCTCGAGGTAGACCTCCCCATTCATCTTGTGCAGGGTGACGAACTTCCCGCTCACCGTCTCGACCTTCTTATCCTTAAAGAAGCGGGTGTAGGGATCGTTCTTCTTGTCTTCCTTCTTCTTCTCTTCCTTCTTGGGCGCGGGCTTGGTGTCCTGCTTGCTCGCAGCAGGCTTAGCAGCCTTGGCCGCCAGGCTGTCTACCTTGGGCGAGGCCAGGAGCACCAGCGAGGAGCTCAGTGCGAGGCTAGCCGTCAGCAGATAGCGGATGCTTCTCTTGTGCATGTAGTCTATGTTCTTGTTGGGTTCTAATTTGCTTGTCTGCCCCAGCCTAGGGGCGTGCCTATCCAAGGGTGCTAAGATAGCCATTTTTTGCCTGGACGAGCACTGCGCCTACTGTCCCCACGAAGCGCCCCGCTAGGGGGAGCGCCGCCGAGGGATATCAGTCAGCGCCATGCGAGACGTCCATGAGGCCGCTGAGGGGTATCCGTGACAGGTGCTGAGGGATATCCATCAGAGAGAGGCTACCAGGCGATCGCCTTGCTGCCCCTTCCCTTAGGGGCGCTCGAGGAGGCCTTAGCCCAAGGCTAGTGCTCGTCTCGGGGCGGCCTTGGACTTAGCTGGGGAGGGAAGGCCTACGCTGCGGGAGCTACTGCTCCTCAGGCAGCGCGGGCTCTAGAAGCTCAGCGCCCCCTCCCTACAGTGGCGTGGACGGAGTCCCGTCTGTGAGGAGAGGGCGGAGCCTTCGTGGGGGAGCTGAGCTTAGTTAGCTCGGTAGCTGAGCCCCGTGACGGGTACGCTGAAGGCCGAGCTCTTCCACAGCAGCTGGGGCGTCACGGCCGACACGTCGTAGCAGTAGACATAGCCCTTCGTCCCATCGTTGGCCGCTAGGTAGAGGCGGCGCGCGTCGGGCTGGAGGATGTCGACGATAGTCTCCCCGCTAGCAGGCTTGCTGCCCGTAGCGATGCCCGCCAGGTAGTCGGTGCTGCTGCCCGTTTGGAGGTTGTAGAAGTAGACCTTGCTCCCAGCGGCGACGAAGGCACGGGCTCCGTCGTAGGAGATGGCCTTGGTAGGCGTCTCGCTCTGCTTGTAGCTGACGGGGTTGAGGCTAGGATAGACCGCCTGCACAGCACGGGGCTGGTCGGTATTCGCCCCGACCACGGTCTCGGCGAAGTAGTCCGCAGGGTGCAGGAGTAGGAGCTTGTGGTCCCCCGAGCTCGTACGGTAGAGCAGGACGACATTATGATTGTCATCCGTGTGCTGCATGCTCAGCATCGTCGCCCCCTGGAAGGGGTTCTCGGCGAACTGTAGCCAGAGGTTCCTCACATCGGGCTGCGAGCCGAGCGAGGGGACGAGGACACGCTTGTAGACGATGGAGCTGGAGCTGGCGGACATCGAGTTGACGAGGAGCTCAGAGGTCGCAGTGTTGAAGAGGATCAGCCCCGCAGCACGCGCCGTACGGTAGACTGGGCCGAGCTTCCCCGTCGTCTGATCACGGACGATACCGACGCGGCTCGTCCCGTCGACCCAGGAGGTAGCGACACTCGCTAGGCTGATCGTAGCCCCCGAGCTGAGTGCCCGGCGCAGCGCCTGATCCTGGTCGCGTACGGGCAGCACATCCGACTCACGAGCCAGACGGTAGAGCGAGCCCCCTGTGATGTAGGCCTCGGTGAACTCTGGGTAGGGTACCAGCGCCATCGAGCCCACGGTCTGCGAGCCGAAGTTGATGACGGGGGCGTCTACCTGCATGCGGTTGGCATGGAGGCGGTAGGCACGGCTGGGCGAGCCGAAGGCCAGTGTGGCGTAGACCTGATTGGAGGCCGAGGGCCCTCCGGTGAAGAAGTGTAGGGCAATCGGTGCAGCAGGCAGTGCCGAGTGGCTGGGATTGTTCTTGGCGAAGACATCCTGCTCGAAGTCCGCCTGCTCCCCCTTAGGGAAGTAGGAGACATAGCCCTTGCTCTGGTCTCCGCTCAGGACGAAGAGCCCCTGGCTGTAGGGCGAGAGCACGCGCACCTTGAACTGCTGCGTATAGGCCCCGTCCTCCGTATAGATACGTAGGCGGGCAGGCAGCGTCCCATAGCTGGAGGGCGTGTAGCGCAGGGTCGCCTCCTTGGAGACGACCTTGTAGTCGATACTCCACTCATAGTGCAGCTCGGCCGAGGTGCCTGCGGGGAGCGTTACCTTGGGTGCGGCGATGACCAGCTCGCGGCCGTAGATGACATCGTAGTTCTCGGCCATCTGCTCACTAGGCGTAGCCAGGGCGAGCGTACGGTGGGGGCCGACGGAGTCATCTTTGTAGCAGGCGCTGAGGCCTGCAGTCAGGGCTAGGGCAAGGAGGCCTAGCTTGACGATATCTTGATAGCGCTTCATTGGATGTATCGTGCTAGGTAAGAGGAGAGCGCTGGCGGTACCGTCTCGCCACGCGACTGGAAGTATTGCTGCATACGGACATAGACCTTATAGATATCCATGGTCGTATAGTTCCCCTGCCGGAAGAGGATACGGTAGATCGTATCCACATCCCCCCCTGGGAAGCCTGCGATGAGGTAGCGCAGCTTGTCGGCAGAGAAGGCGCCGAAGTAGGCCGTGAAGTAGTTCCACCACGTAGGCTGGGCCACGGCGTTGGTGAAGATCAGCTGCTTACGGATACGGCGCGTGAAGCGCATCTGTGTATCGCCCACGGGCTGCAGCTCGATGGTCACCGTGTCGTACTTAGAGATGGGTACATCGGTCGGTAGCTGGACATCCTCGTCGGGATTAGGCTCGTAGCCGTAGGTCTTGCTGGGGTCGACGAGCACGCGCTTACCGTCACGCAGCACGGCGATCAGATTGCCCTCGGTGTCGGCCACGGAGATCTTGGAGCGCTCGAGCTTGATCGGCAGGCTGCTGCGGATGGAGTCGGCGGGGATGTAGTAGGTCTTCTCCAGCGCCTTGAGGTAGGAGCCGTCGCCCGAGAAGGAGACGACGCGTGCGGCGTAGGGCACGGGCTGCTTGGAGACATAGCCCGTATAGCGCACGGGCAGCTGTAGCGTCAGCTCGGTCTGGTCACTGGAGATGAGCCCTAGGTCATGCTTGTCGATGGTGTCGACATCACTCGACTGATCGAAGTAGACCTGCGGGGCGCCTTCGTAGAAGCCCTCGGCGCTGAATTCGCCGTCATACATCTCGCGGGAGCATGCACTCAGCAGGCTCAGCTCGCCGATGAGGGCCAGGAGGCTATAGGTTCTATGCTTGTTCATCATCTTGGCTGCGTACTTAGCGTGTCACGATTCGGTTGCCGAGCTGGCGCTCCGAGAGCGGCCAGGGCAGGACGAAGATCTGGTCACTGGGTTGGAAGGTCTGGTCGCCCGTGATGCTTACGAAGGGACGGTTGTAGTGCTTGAGCGAGGCGAAGACTTGGCCCTCGCCGACGTACTCGCGCATGTACTCCTTCATCAGCTCCTCCTCGAAGGCCTCGCGGGAGGCGAACTCCGTGCCGCTGTACTCGTCCAGCCCGCGGCTGAGGCGGACGGCATTGAGCGCGGCGTAGGCTCCGCTGCGGTCACTGTCGTAGAGTGCCTCTGCCAGTATGTAGTACATCTCGGGAAGCCGTAGGAGGGCGATACCGCGGTAGCGTGCCTCTACATTATTAACGGTGGAGGCATCGGCGAGGAAGCGGATGAAGCGCATCGAGCCCGACTCATTGCGGTAGAAGGCCCCGAGGCGGAGGTCCGTAGCCCCTGCACCGCCAGCACTGGAGGAGTAGAGGCTCTGCAGCGACTCAGCACGGCGGCCCTCGACGATATTCCCCGAGCCAGCCTGAGAGAGCAGGTAGTCAGCGACCAGCTGCATCTGGCGTGGCGCCCAGAGGCCGAAGATCAGCTCGCCCGTCGCGGGGAAGGTCACGGCGCGCGAGGTATAGCTATTACGATCCACGAGAGCGAAGTCTGCCTTGTGCTCCGTGACGAGGCGGGCATAGCGCGCGGCATTGGTATAGTCGCGCATCAGGCGGTAGGTACGTGCCTTGATCGCGTAGACGGCATACTTATTGAAGTGCGTCGTGCGGTTGGCGTAGAAGTCCGTCTGCTCGGGGGAGGAGGGCTGGATGCTCTCGTCCGACGCCAGCAGCGCCTCGGCCTCGTCGAGGTCGCGCAGCACGCGCTGATAGGACTCCTGGAGGGTGAAGACCTGCTTGTTCTTCAGGTCATAGTCGTAGGAGTAGGGGATCCCCTCCGTGACGCCGCCCGCCTGCTGGGCTAGGCTATAGTTGCGAGCGAAGAGGCGCAGCACCTCCAGATGCAGTAGGGCACGCACCCCGAGAGCCTCGCCGCGGATGGTCGCCAGATGGCGGTTCTCGAAGCTAGGGCTAGCGGCGTGGCTGAGCACGGAGTTGACATTGCTGATGGCGATGTAGAGCTGACTGAAGGTCGTCTCGATGCGGGAGCGTACCGCGGCATCGTCGTAGACATAGTTCAGCGTATTGTAGGCCTCGCGGTCTACCTGCCCCAGCTGTCCCAGCATCTGCCCGAGCTGGTCCGCTAGGCCGAAGGTCAGTGCCTTCCCGTAGAGGTCAGAGCCAGCCAGCGTGCCGTAGACGCCGTACATAGCGTCCTCGTAGCCCTTGAGCGTAGAGAACTGGACGTCGGCGGGCAGGGTACCTTTAGGCTGTATGTCGAGGAACTTGTTGCAGGACGATAGCCCCAGCGCCAGTGCCGCACATGCTCCAGCGGCGCGGAGCGTGTATGATCGGATCTTGCTCATATTCTTATGCGCTATTAGAGGGTTTAGAAGGACAGGCGAAGGCTCATCTCCACGCTGCGAGCGAAGGGATAGTCGAGCCCGCGCTCACGCTTGACCGTAGAGAGGTAGAAGAGGTCATTGGCCAGCAGCTCGACGCGTGCACGACGCATCAGCAGCTTCTTGACCCAGGGAGCGTCCGTCTCGTAGCCGAAGGAGAGCGAGCGCAGCGTCAGGAAGTGCTCGCGCTGGACGAAGCGGCTCGTCTGGTAGGGGCTGGAGGTATCGGCGATGTCGCGGTACTTCGCTACGTCCCCTGGCTGACGCCAGCGGTCGTTGAAGACACGCTTGTCGGCGTTGTAGGCGGGGTTGGCCCCCTCGACGCGGGAGGCTAGCGTGCCGTTGTAGACGACGGCACCGAAGGAGTAGCCGAAGCTAGCGTTGAGCGAGAAGCCCTTCCAGAAGAGGTAGGACGTCAGCGTCCCGTAGCCCAGCGGACTCGTGTCGCCGAAGACGCGGCGGTCATTGGGATCGTAGTTGAAGGTGTAGCTGCCGTCACGCTTGATATACACCTCGCGGCCCGTAGCAGGGTCGATGCCAGCGGAGGGCACGACCTTGAGCGCGGTGAGCGACTCGCCCTCCTCGTAGAGGGGCAGTGGCGTGGTGGAGCGCGTGCTCATCGAGTCGGCCTGGACGGCACGCTCGTTGATCTTGCGCAGCGCGTCACTGATCTTGCGCACCTTATTATTATTGTAGGAGTAGTTCAGCGAGAGGGACCACTGCAGGTCCTTGCCCTGGATGGGCACGACGCGCGTCTGGAACTCGATCCCCTTGTTCTCGATCTCCCCGACGTTCTCCTTAGCCGTGCCCCCCGACACCCCTACAGAGGGCGCCTTGGAGACATCCAGGAGGAGGTTATCGGTGAGCTTGCGGTAGACGTCGAGCGTCAGGTCCCAGCGGCTCTTGAAGAGCGTCAGGTCGATCCCCGTATTCATGCTGAGCGTACGCTCCCACTTGAGGTCGGGGTTCCCGATAGTGATGGGCACAGCGCCCGCACCGACCATGTAGTCAATCCCCTTATTATAGTCGTAGGTCGTCAGAGCCTGGTAGGGCTCGAAGGAGACGTTCCCTAGGTAGCCCATGCTGGCACGCAGCTTGAGCATCTGGACGTTCTTGTTGCCCTTGAAGAACTTCTCGTTGTGGAGGTTCCACCCAGCCCCGAGGGACCAGAAGGGCGCGAAGCGCTGGTTGCGGCCGAAGCGTGAGGAGCCCTCGTAGCGGTAGACGACGTCGACGGAGTAGCGGTTATCGTAGATCGCGTTCCCGTTGAAGAAGAAGCCGGCGCCACGTGCCTGTGCCTCGGAGCCCGAGGGGCGTGCGCCGCCGTCGTAGCCCAGACCATAGCGGGGGTGCCCCAGCTGGTCGGAGTAGAAGCCGCGCGTGGTGAAGCTGGAGTTGTCCGTCGTCGTACCCTCAAGGCTGGAGCCGAACATGCTCGTCACGTAGAGCTTGTCGAAGAAGGTCTCATTGTAGGACACCATCAGCTTGCCCAGGAAGCCGAGCGAGCGGTCCTGCGACTCCGTCAGCGAGCCGCGCTCCGCAATGGGACGACGGTAGAACTCCCCTGCCAGCGGCGAGCGGAAGCGGCGACGCAGCCCCGTGCCCGTGCTGAAGGAGAAGTCCCCATCGATGCGGAACTTGCCCGCCCACACCTGCAGCGTGGTCGTATTCAGCAGATCCATAGAGTTGCTCCTACTGAAGCTCGAGAGCGAGGCCTCGTAGAGCGGGTTGAACTGCGAGGGCGTGAAGCGCGGGATCAGATCCCCGTACTCGTCGTAGGGACTATTGTAGGGATTCTGACGGGAGAACTCAGAGAAGCTCCCGTAGTTGGGATCCTGGCTGGAGATCTTGTTGACCGTGAGGTTATTCGAGATGAAGAGGCGGTTGGGCTTATTGTAGGACAGCTTGAAGGCGCCCGAGATACGCTCACGCCCCGACTGCATCATCACCCCATCATCATTACTGTAGCGCAGCGTCAGGCCGTAGCGGACGAAGTTGTCTCCCCCCTCGGCGTTGAGGCTATGGGACTGAGAGACGCCCGTGCGCAGCGGCTTGGCCAGCCAGTTGGTATTGGTCCCCTGACGCACCTTGCGCAGCACCAGCTCGCGCTCATTGTCGAGACGCCACTGATGCTCGCCCCCTGCTCTATCGGTGTAGACGCCCGCCAGGTCCTCGTAGCGCAGCTTCTCCTCAGGACTGAGGAGGCTGTAGCCCGAGAGGTCGGGCACCGAGAGGCGGAGCGTCCCATTATAGTTGATGCGGATATTCCCCTGCGAGATGGGCTTGGTCGTGATGACGATGACACCCGCAGCCGCCTTAGACCCGTAGAGGGCGGAGGCCGAGGCATCCTTGAGCACCGTCACGGACTCGATGGTATTCATATCCATATCGTAGATGTAGTTGACATCCACGATGGCGCCGTCGACGACGAAGAGCGGGAGGTTGGCCGCGCCCGAGAAGGTCGCACGTCCACGCAGGTTCAGCTCGGGGCGCGCATTAGGGTCCGACCCGAGGTCATTGGAGGTGACGACCTGTAGCCCAGGAACGAAGGCCTCGAGGCTCTGCAGTACGTTCTTCGTGCCCATGGAGAGCAGGTCCTTGGCCTTGACGGTGGTCTGCGAGCCGGTGAAGCTACGCTTATCCTTCTTCGTGAAGCCCGTGACGACGACGCCCTCCAGTGTCTGGCTCTCGCTGTGCATGGTGATACGCTGCGGCGTACCGGCGACGAAGGTTACGGTCTGCGTCTTGTAGCTGATGTAGGAGAGGCGAAGGGTCTCCTTGCTGTTACGCGTGCGGAATTCGAAGCGTCCATTGACATCGGTGATGTAGCCGCCTTGCTGCCCTACGATCTGGACGGATACGCCGATCAGGGGCTGGCCTTGCTCATCGACGATCGTCCCGCTGATGACGCCATAGGTCGAGCTCTGACTCTGCTGCTGCGGTGTGGCACTGGGTGCGGGCATAGCTGCCGCCTGTGCCGTCAATACCGAGCTGGCGAGCCATGCTCCGGCGAAGAGTACGGTCGTTAGTCTCATGCGGTGAATGATTTTGCTGTGGACAAATGAGACGGGTGTGCGTTCTCTCTGTCTGCCTTGCGCCCCGCTGATGTACGCTCTACATGCACGGGCCTCCGGGCACACCCTGTTACCAAAATAAGCTAGAGTAGGATACTACTCAGAGCAAAGTTACTAAAAATAGGACGAAGTTCCCAGCGCTTGTCTACGAGCTCGCCCTCTTCCTGTCACGAGGGCAGCGATCCGCTACTGGAATAATCATTACAACGCCTCCTAGCTCCCTTTTGTTGCACCCCCGACCAAATGCAAAGCCGCCGCCCGACCTGTCCGTGGACAGATCAGGCGGCGGCTTGATTCGTACTCGGCCCCGCTTAGGAGCTTAGCGCCTACCCGTCAGATGTGGGCGGAGACGGGACGAGAGCTACGTGGGCTACCAGCGCTTCTTCTTGCTGCGAGGGCCTTCGTCGTAGCTGCGGGAGCGCTTGCCATAGCCACCGCCACGCTTGCCGTAGTCCTCATCGCGACGCCCCGCGGGCTTGTCGTAGTCACGGCGCTTGCTGGGGGCGCCGCGGCGCTCACGCTTACCGCCGCCCTCACCGACCTTGTCGGCATAGTCCACGACGATACGGCGGCCGTCTACCTCGTAGCTGCTCATGCTGTGGATGACCTCCGAGGCCTCATGCTCGTCGACCTCGAAGAAGGCGAAGCGAGGCAAGAGGTCGATCTTCCCGACCTTGACGCGGCCAGGGACACACTTGTTGATCAGCTCGATGAGCTTATTGGGGAACATGCGGTCCAGCTTACCGAAGTTGATGAAGAGACGCTTCATCCCCTCCTCGGCGACGGCATTGCGCTTGTCGCGCTTCTTGCCCTCACCGTCGCCCTGCAGGCGGCCGCGCTCATCGGCCTCCTCGATGGCCTCCTCCTGCTCATAGTAGTCGAGCATACGGCGGAACTCGAGGAGCATCACGCGCTTGAGTAGCTCCTCATGGTCGATCCAC harbors:
- a CDS encoding SusC/RagA family TonB-linked outer membrane protein codes for the protein MRLTTVLFAGAWLASSVLTAQAAAMPAPSATPQQQSQSSTYGVISGTIVDEQGQPLIGVSVQIVGQQGGYITDVNGRFEFRTRNSKETLRLSYISYKTQTVTFVAGTPQRITMHSESQTLEGVVVTGFTKKDKRSFTGSQTTVKAKDLLSMGTKNVLQSLEAFVPGLQVVTSNDLGSDPNARPELNLRGRATFSGAANLPLFVVDGAIVDVNYIYDMDMNTIESVTVLKDASASALYGSKAAAGVIVITTKPISQGNIRINYNGTLRLSVPDLSGYSLLSPEEKLRYEDLAGVYTDRAGGEHQWRLDNERELVLRKVRQGTNTNWLAKPLRTGVSQSHSLNAEGGDNFVRYGLTLRYSNDDGVMMQSGRERISGAFKLSYNKPNRLFISNNLTVNKISSQDPNYGSFSEFSRQNPYNSPYDEYGDLIPRFTPSQFNPLYEASLSSFSRSNSMDLLNTTTLQVWAGKFRIDGDFSFSTGTGLRRRFRSPLAGEFYRRPIAERGSLTESQDRSLGFLGKLMVSYNETFFDKLYVTSMFGSSLEGTTTDNSSFTTRGFYSDQLGHPRYGLGYDGGARPSGSEAQARGAGFFFNGNAIYDNRYSVDVVYRYEGSSRFGRNQRFAPFWSLGAGWNLHNEKFFKGNKNVQMLKLRASMGYLGNVSFEPYQALTTYDYNKGIDYMVGAGAVPITIGNPDLKWERTLSMNTGIDLTLFKSRWDLTLDVYRKLTDNLLLDVSKAPSVGVSGGTAKENVGEIENKGIEFQTRVVPIQGKDLQWSLSLNYSYNNNKVRKISDALRKINERAVQADSMSTRSTTPLPLYEEGESLTALKVVPSAGIDPATGREVYIKRDGSYTFNYDPNDRRVFGDTSPLGYGTLTSYLFWKGFSLNASFGYSFGAVVYNGTLASRVEGANPAYNADKRVFNDRWRQPGDVAKYRDIADTSSPYQTSRFVQREHFLTLRSLSFGYETDAPWVKKLLMRRARVELLANDLFYLSTVKRERGLDYPFARSVEMSLRLSF